DNA from Deltaproteobacteria bacterium:
ACGACCAAGGGCGACCTCGCGGCCAGCCTCCGCGAAAACGCGGCCAGCCTGGGAGAACTGCGCGACCTGCTGCCGCACTTCACCTCGGACGCGGTGCGTTTTTCCCCCGAGGCCCTGCGCGAACTGGCCTCCAGCCTGCCGGTGCTCGCGGCCCTGGACCAGGCCCTGGCCGAGCACGACCCCGCGACCCGTCTGGACAAAACAGCCGTCAACGCCGCGCTTCGACACACTGGCGAGGCCGCCCGGGTCAAGGGCAAAGAACTCTACCATCCCATCCGCCTGGCCCTGACCGGAACCGATTCCGGCCCGGAGCTGGCCGCCCTGCTGACCCTGCTTCCGGCCGGCCGGATCAGGCATCGCCTCCAAACGGCGGCGGGCATATTTCCCCAATGCAACCACAAGGACTAAGCATGCAAATTTTCAACAGCTTCACCAGGAAAAAAGAAGAATTCGTTCCCCTGACTCCGGGAAAGGTGTCCATGTATGTCTGCGGCATCACCGCCTACGACTACTGCCACATCGGTCACGCCCGTTCGGCCGTGGTTTTCGACGTCTTGGTGCGCTATCTGCGCTACATCGGCCTTGATGTGACCTTTGTCCGCAACTTCACCGACGTGGACGACAAGATCATCAACCGCGCCAATCGCGAGGGGACCACCTCCGAGGCCATCGCCCAGACCTACATCGACGCCTTCTACGAAGACATGGACCGCCTCGGCATCCTGCGGGCCGATATCGAACCCAAGGCCACGGAACACATCGCGGAAATGATCCAGCTCTGCGAAAACCTCATCGCCAAGGGCCACGCCTACGCGACCCCGAGCGGCGACGTCTATTTCCGGGTGCGCTCCTACGACAAATACGGCCAACTCTCGGGTCGCAACATCGAGGACCTCATGTCCGGAGCGCGCATCGAACCGGGCGAGGAAAAGGAAGACCCGCTGGACTTCGCCCTCTGGAAGGGCGCCAAGCCGGGCGAACCGTCCTGGCCGAGCCCCTGGGGACCGGGCCGTCCGGGCTGGCACATCGAATGCTCGGCCATGAGCGAACGCTATCTGCCCCTGCCGTTTGACATCCACGGCGGCGGCCAGGATCTGGCCTTCCCGCATCACGAAAACGAACGCGCCCAGACCGAGGCGGCCACGGACAAACAATTCGTGCGCTACTGGGTGCACAACGGCTTCGTGCAGATCAATTCGGAAAAAATGTCCAAGTCCTTGAACAATTTCGTGACCATCCGCGACATTCTGGACAATTATCTCCCAGAGGTGTTGCGCTTCTTCCTGATCACCAAGCACTACAGAAGTCCCCTGGACTATACGACAGACGCCCTGGAAGAAACCGAGCGCGCCCTGAAGCGCATCTACCTGACCAAGGCCGCGGCCGAGGCCCACGTGGCCGGAGAAAAATGGAGCGCCACGCCCCTGCCGGCCGAAATCGTGGTCGAGTCCACGGCCCTTGAGGCCAAATGGGACGAAGCCATGGCCGACGACATGAACACGGCCGCGGCCCTGGGCCATGTCTTCGTGCTCATGAAAATCGTCAATCGCATCCTGGAAGACAAGGCGCTCAAAAAATCCGAAGCCGGCCGCGATCTGGTCCGCCACGCCCTCAAGCTCTTCGAACGCTGGGGCGAGGTGCTGGGCCTTTTTCAGATGGCCAGCGCCGACTTCCTGGCCCAGCTCAAGGACAGCCGTGTCAAACGCCGCAAGATCGACACGGCCGTGATCGAGGCCAAACTGGCCGAACGCCAGGAAGCCCGCGCCACCAAGGATTTCGCGCGCTCCGACGCCATCCGCGACGAGCTTCTGGCCCTGGGCGTGACCATCCAGGACACGGCCCAAGGCCCGCAATGGGACGTGGAATAGCCTGAACGCGACCGCCGCCGCGTCATGGACGTGGCGGCAGCTCCGTTTCCCGCGCCCTAGAAGGACACCCGCACCGCCGATTCCACCCGCATCACGGATTCCTGCTCGAACCGGCTCTTGTACAGTTCAATAATCTCCTTGATGGCCCGCTCGGTCTCGGGCGTACCCGGATGGATCAGGGTCAGCACATAGCTGTCCTCGCGCACGATGGCTCCGGTCTCGCCCCGCCATTGTCCCTGGGCCTTCCAGACCGTCAATCCCTGGGGAAAACGCGGCGTGATCACCTCCCGCGC
Protein-coding regions in this window:
- a CDS encoding cysteine--tRNA ligase; the encoded protein is MQIFNSFTRKKEEFVPLTPGKVSMYVCGITAYDYCHIGHARSAVVFDVLVRYLRYIGLDVTFVRNFTDVDDKIINRANREGTTSEAIAQTYIDAFYEDMDRLGILRADIEPKATEHIAEMIQLCENLIAKGHAYATPSGDVYFRVRSYDKYGQLSGRNIEDLMSGARIEPGEEKEDPLDFALWKGAKPGEPSWPSPWGPGRPGWHIECSAMSERYLPLPFDIHGGGQDLAFPHHENERAQTEAATDKQFVRYWVHNGFVQINSEKMSKSLNNFVTIRDILDNYLPEVLRFFLITKHYRSPLDYTTDALEETERALKRIYLTKAAAEAHVAGEKWSATPLPAEIVVESTALEAKWDEAMADDMNTAAALGHVFVLMKIVNRILEDKALKKSEAGRDLVRHALKLFERWGEVLGLFQMASADFLAQLKDSRVKRRKIDTAVIEAKLAERQEARATKDFARSDAIRDELLALGVTIQDTAQGPQWDVE
- a CDS encoding DUF3574 domain-containing protein encodes the protein LAACAGRGDRLGADVAREDVLYFGTARPHGVIGVAEWETFAREVITPRFPQGLTVWKAQGQWRGETGAIVREDSYVLTLIHPGTPETERAIKEIIELYKSRFEQESVMRVESAVRVSF